GTACTATAAAAATTATTATTTTTTTCTTATTCGTAAACATATAGATATTCATTTAAAGTTCCTTGTACTTTTGTAAATGTCAAAAATTAAGTACCTAGATACTAAAATTTCCAATTGATAAAATTAAGGAAATAACATTTTATCAGGAGGTTAGGTATGTATAAAAAGTTAAGTAATGATGAATGGAGAGAATATATAAATCGTTATTATGCTAGTGATGAAAATTTAACTGTAAAAGATTATTGTGAAGAAAATAATATTAATAAAAGTCAATTTTACTATCATAAAAGAAAAATTGAAGAAAAGGCTACGCCAGTATTTCATCCTATAAAAATTAATACGGAAGCAAATATCGTTAGAAAAGATATTGGAGCTTCATCTGAGGTGAAGATTTCAATTGGTAATATTAGCGTAGCTATTCCGACATCGGAGACTGCTTTGATAAATTCTTTAATTAAGGAGCTATTATTAAAGTGTTAAATATAGATAAGGTTGAAACAGTATATATAGCCTGCGGCCCAACAGACTTAAGAAAAAGTATAGATGGATTAGTAATGATAGTAAAAAATCAACTGCAGCTCAATCCTTTTGATAAAGCATTATTTGTTTTTTGTAATAAACAGATGGATAAGTTAAAGATACTCCATTTTGATGAAGGATTTTGGTTATATTATCATCGTTTAGAAGGAAATCGCTTTAAATGGCCTGCTACGCAGGAGGAAGCAGTAAGTGTAAATATAGAAGAATTACGTTGGCTTTTGAAAGGATATGAAGTGAGAATAAAGTCTAAATTTAAACCAGTAAAAGAAGGTAATTATTATTAAAAATAGATATATAAGAACCCTTGAGAATCCTTTATTTTCAAGGGTTTTTGTGGTATAATATATATATAAATAAATGTTAAAAGAGGTACTTATGAATCACGAAATTATTAGCAATGAACTTGATGAAAGAAGCCAAGTATTAATTGAAAAAGTCGAAGAAATGGAAAAAGAAATAGATTCTAAAAATAAAGAAATAGAAAATCTCAAAAATGAATTAGAGTTTTTAAAAGGAATTATTTCAAATAAAAATAAAAAAATATTTGGAGCATCTAGTGAGAAAGTAGATGCTAATCAATTATGCTTTTTTAATGAAGCAGAAAAACATAGTGATTCAAAAGTAGAAGAACCTACGGTAGAAGAAATTACATATAAGAGAGCTAAGAAAAGCAATAATATTGGTAAGAAAGATAACCTTGCTAATTTAGAGAGAAAAATCATAGAACATAAATTAGAAGGCGATGATTTAATCTGTGATAAATGTGGCAGTGAACTAGTTGAAATTGGAGTTAAATCTAGAAAAGAAATTTTAATATATATTCCTGGTAAATTAATAGTAGAAGAACACGTATTGTACAGCTATGCTTGTAAAACATGCGAGAAGGAAAATGAAGATAGTAAGATTGTTTCACCAGAAATGCCTAAAACTATTTTCTATAATAGCATGGCTTCTAATGAATTAATTGCTCATACTATTGCACTTAAATATCTTCATGCTATGCCATTATATAGGCAACAGTCTTATTTTGACATGATGGGGGCTACTCTTAGTCGTCAGACTTTATGTAACTGGACCATGTCAGCTGCTAAAGCATTAGAGCCGATATATAATTACATGAAAAAAGAACTTCTTAATAGAAATTACATTCATGCTGATGAAACTACATTGAAGGTAATCAATGATAATGGTAAGAGTTCTAAGTCTAAGAAATATATGTGGCTATATATGAGTGAAACTAATGCTAAACCGATAATCCTTTATGATTATCAAAATACTAGATCTAGCTCGTGTCCTAAAGCTTTTCTTGGAGAATATAGTGGATATCTACAAACTGATGGATATTCCGGATACAACTCCGTTAGCGAAGCTACTCGGCTATATTGCTTAGCTCACATAAGAAGAAAATTCTATGAAATAGTAGAAAATCTTGATAAAGAAGCCCTAAAAAAATCTCGTGGTGTAATAGGGTTTAATTATTGTGAGCAAATTTATAAACTTGAAAAAGAGCTTAGAGAAACATATTCTTCTAATGAAGATTATTATGATATTAGGTTTAATATAAGAAAAGAAAAATTAGAACCTATTCTAGATAACTTTATTGAATATGTTGAAACTGAAATAAAAAATGCACTTCCAAGAAGTCCGTTAGGTAAAGCGTTAGACTATGCTAAAAAACATTTACCTGGACTGAAAAATGTATTATTAGATGGATCACTAGAAATTGATAATAATGCTGCTGAAAGAGCTATCAAACCTTTTGTTATTGGAAGAAAAAACTTCTTATTTGCTAATACTGCTAAAGGTGCAACATCTAGTGCTAAGTTATACAGCATTATAGAAACAGCTAAAGCTAATAAAGTTGTTGTAGAAAAATATTTGGTTTATCTTTTTAACAATTTACTAAATATTGATTCTAATAATAGCGAAGCTTTAGAAAATCTAATGCCTTGGTCAAGTAGTATTCCTGATAATTTAAAAATTAAAATAAAGAAATAAACAAATCCCGATAGGGCTTATATAAATTGCCCTACCGGGATATTTTAATATATTTTTTTAATTGATAAAAGGTACCAAAACTTTGACGCTTACGTACTTTTTTAGATAAATATTATTTTATATACCTTATTTTATTGTGTCAATTACTTTAACTGTCACTAGTATAGGGAAATTACAATATAAAAAATTGGAAGGTGGATATCTTATTCAATCATTATGGGAACCAACAGAGGATGATCGAACTGTTGGCAAAAAGACTTTCGAAGAAATATTTATTAGATTTATGGATAAATTATCAATGTCGCCTGATGAATGCATATATGTTGGTGATGGTGGTAGTTTAAAGTTGGAAACTGCATCTCAGATAGGAATGAAGGCTTTGCAGGCAGTATGGTACTTGAAAGAAGGAACCACTCAACCAGTGGGAAGGAAGAAAGAGTTTATACAAGTTGAAACACCACTGGAAATATTAAAATATATTTGAGAAAAATCAGGTTTCTGTTATATTACGTTTATATAAGAAAAATATTTTTTTCAATGAATTTTGCAACTCCATCTTCATCATTATTATCAGTAATATAATCAGCTATATTTAATACTTCTTCAATAGCATTTGATACAGCAATACCATAACCGCATTGTTTAAGCATTTCTACATCATTAAAGTCATCACCGAAGGCAATAATATTTGATAAATCAATATTTAAGTAATTTGCTAATGATTTTATGGCTTGAACTTTACCAGCATTTTTATTTATAAAGCCATATAGATTTTCGCCTCGATAACAAATTAACTTACAATCTGGAAATTTATTAGCTATATTTAAAGCAGTTTTTTTGTCCGGCAACTCTGCTACTATTTTATATGCGCAATTATTTATTGGCTTTGAATAATCATTATAAATTGCTTTATACAATTTTGGAGATTCTGAGATGTTATGGCTATTCCAGAAGACACCGATATCTGTTGCTACTGTTATTTTAAGTGTTGTACTAATATTTCTTATTTCACCAATTATATGATTAGTTGTATCTAAGCTAAATCCGCAACCATAGATTAGCTCACCGTCGTGATATACCATCGCTCCATCAGTGGTTATTTCAAAATCTGGTTTCAGAATATTAATATACTTTTCTGCACCTATCTTATATCTTGCTGTTGCAATTGCTGTTTTTATTCCATATTCAGAACATTTTCTAAATATATTTTTAGAATATTCAGAGATGCTTTTATCAGTATGAAGTAAAGTGAAATCTAAATCTGTAATTATTAATTTTATATTTTTCATAATATCATCCTATCATTGATTATATTGTTGTTACTATCATTAATTATGAATATATTTTATTATACAAAACATATATTTCAAATTAAACATCCAAAAGACATTTTATGAAATTTGGGCATACAGCACCGATGATAATTCTATATGGAGCATTAGCTGAAGTTGATTGTGATAATAAGAAATCTTACTTCGAAATATTGGAGTCACAGTAAATTGTATTGAGGAAGAGGGACACTTTCCATTCGAAATCCATTCAACAGGAATAAGTTCCAATGAAATAGAGATGGATACAACTGTAAGTAGTCAATTTGTCAGTGCACTACTAATGGCTGGTGTAATGATACCTGAAGGGCTTAAGTTAAAAATGTCTGGTAGCAGGACTGAAGGGGCTTATATTAAGCTTACTCTTTCTATGATGAAACAGTTCGGAATTGATGTTTTTCGTAAAGAAAATCAATTCTATATACCATTTAATTCATCTTATCAAATACCAGTGTATCAAGTTGAACCTGACGTATCAGGAGCTTGTTATTTTTATGCAATGTCCGTATTATTAGGAATAACAGTAGTAGTTAAGGATGTACATTTCACTTCAATACAAGGCGATATTAAATTTTTAGACGTGCTAAAACAACTTGGATGCTCAATAGAAGATACAGACAATGGAATATCTGTAAGAGGAACCAAAGATGGAACATACCCTGGTATAGTTGTTGATATGAATGATTTTTCTGATCAAACAATGACATTAGCCGCAATTGCGCCATTTGCAACTTCAGAGACAATAATAAAAAATATTGCACATATTCGGTTTCAAGAGACAGATAGAATATGTGCAATTGTTAAAGAATTGACTCGACTTGGAATTAAGTGTGAGGAATGTGAGGAATATAAAGGTATCAGTATACAACCAGGAACAATAATCCCTGCTGCTGTAGAGACATATGATGACCATAGAATTGCAATGGCATTTACCTTAATTGGTTTGCGTGTTGGAGGCATAGTAATTAATAATTATAAATGTTGCGCAAAAACCTTTGAAAATTATTTTGATATAATTGATGACCTAACTAAATAAAGATACAATATGTAAATAGAATGACGTGAATTATTTTAGGTAAATAAAAGAGCTATTGCACAAGGTAAGGCACAAGTATGAGGGCACAGGGCACAGTGATGGAGGAAATTCCTGCGGAATTTCTTAGAGTATAAGTGTTGAGTTCACTATTATCTATTCACTAGCATATCTTACTTGTGTCCTGTGACTTCTGTTATATTGTGACAGTAATATGTTCACCGTTTTGTGATACAACTTCTACCACTCGTAATCCTTTATAACCTTTTAAACTACTTTTTAATGATTTAAAAAGCTGTAAGGCTATCTTTTTTTGTTCATTGTTAAGATGTTTTTTTGGAATAAATCTTATTATCATACTTCCCATAGATAATGGTACTGGTAAAGTTAAATTTAAATCTTTACTTTTTATTGAAACTATCATTTAAAGACCTCTAATCTATAACTATTTTAACGATATCTCCTTCGCTGGAGCATATATCTACTATTTCTCCCATAACTTCATTATCTAAACAAGATACTATAGTATTCATTAGGTCATCTATATCGATTCCATTCATACCTTCAATAGATGTAGATATTGGTAATTTACCAGTAACTTTTATGACTTCTTTAATTACCTTGATTGGTAATTTCACATTTACTTTATCACCTTCATTACTTAAAACTTCAACTCTTAAAAATTTATCCTCATATTTTTTAGAGATTACAGCTTCAGTATTTTTAGATTTATTTCCTAAAGCATCAATTAGTTCCTTTGCCTTATCAGCAGAGATTTTACCCTCTTCAACCATTTTTAATATCATACTTATTTCTTCGTTCATAATAATCCTCCCAATTTTAATCTTTCAATTTACTAATAGCTTCATCAACGGAGATATCTCCATTTTCTAGAGCAACTAAAACGTCCTTGCTATCTTCTTTAACTTTAGTTTCTTTTGTTGAATAGCCTAAACTTTCAATAACTTCATCTAACTTGGCTCTAACTGTTGGATATGAGATGCCCAGCTCTTTTTCAACTTCCTTTATACTTCCTCTACATTTTATAAAGGTTTCTATAAAATATAATTGTTCATTATTTAAATAATCAAATTTAGATAATTTAAATTCATTATCGATAATAGTATTACAATTAGTACATTTTAATTTTATAGCTTTTAGTTTATGAGAGCATACTGGACAACGACTTAATATTTTATACATAAATTACCTCCAATCTCTAATAATAATGTACTCCTTTTTTTATAGAATGTAAAGAGTTTTATTAAATAAATTAATCATAAAATTAATTTATTTAATATTTCAATATATAAAATTAAATAAATTAATTCGTAGATTGATTTTATTAATATATAAAATGCGGTATTATAAATAGTACAATTAAAAGAAAATAACATATCCTAATGGAATATAAAAAAAGTTATGGCAATACTTACAACGAGAAAAATAGATGGAGGAATGGAACGATATAGAATTCTAAATATAAATTATATTATTGATATTTTGGGAAATATAAAAGTGAAGATTAATCTAATTAAATAATTTATATAGGAGGAGAATAAAATGAAGAAATTAGCATTAGTAACAATTATAATTAGTATAAGTATGAGCTTAGTAGGATGTAATAATTCAACAACATTAAATAATGGCAATGAGGCTAATAAACAAGTAACAATTGAGCAAGCGAAGGAAATAGTATTAAATCATGCAAATTTAACAAGTGATCAAGTTTCATTTATTAGAGCAGAAAGTGACTCGGATGATGGAGTAAACAAATATGATATAGAATTCTATCATGAAAATAAGGAATATGATTATGAAGTAAATGCATCTAATGGAGAAATAATAAAATATGATTATGATGAAAAAAACAATCAACAAGATAATATAAATAATACAACTAGTATTTCAGTAGATCAAGCAAAAGAAATAGCATTAAAACATGCAAATCTATCTAGTAATCAGGTTACATTTAAAAAAGCAGAATTAGATTTTGATGATGGAATTGAAAAATATGAAATAGAATTTTACTATAATAATAAGGAGTATAACTATGACATAAATTCTAATACTGGGGATATACTAAAATATGAGGAAGATAGCATTTCATAATTGGAATTTATAGAAGATATTATATTAATTTTAATTATTTATAAAAAATAATTAAAAAAGGTTGCAATTAAATAAATACTATGTTATTATAAACAAGTAGCAAAGTTGCTAACAAAAAAAGTTTCATTTAGGTAAATAGTTTCTCGAAAGTTAGAGATTATTATATCAATTTAGAATCTTTAATTTTAGGAGGAATATTTATGACAGATAAAACATTAAAATGCAGAGATTGTGGAAGTGAATTCGTATTTTCAGTAGGAGAACAAGAATTCTATAAAGAAAAAGGATTCACAAACGAGCCAACAAGATGTGTATCTTGTAGAAGAGCTAAAAAAGAACAAAATAGAAGATAATTTTAGATTGTTAGAGGTTGTAGTTTATACTACAACCTTTTTTGATTTTATAAATTTTGTAGTTCCATTAGTTTGAAACTATGTGATGTCAAAGTAAAGATCACACGAAAGTATAAAAAGCTTTTGTGTGGTCTTTCTTATAGATGAATAAATAGATTATTGATAGGGATTGCGTAAATATCTATATCGAGATATTTTAAAGTAATAAAAGATAAAAAACTTGGATAGTTACTGTTTATTTTAATATAAGTTTTTAAGTTTAATTACTTTTCCAATTCTTCTGTCAACTTCAAAATCTGTGGAGCAATTTTTGCTCGTTCTTTTTTGATTGTTCTATTGTATAGAGGATAGGCTACCGAAAGAATAGCGATGCCTACAATGCCTACTATGATACCTACAACAAATAATTTATCTGTCCATACCATTGAGCAGCTCATACCAAATCCGAGGATTAACGTACCAATGATACCAACAGTTAATGATATTATCATCGCTTTATTGGTTACGCTTCTGTCGAGATTTCGGAGCTGTTCCATTTTGCTGACAGTTTCGTTTTTCGGCGTATATTTGGCACGGATTTTTTTGATTTCTTCTTGCTCCGGTGCAGAGTAGGTATAATTAAAATTATTATTATTATTATTATTATTTCCCATATGTGAAAACCTCCTATTTGATTTATGAGTTAATTATAAAGGACTTTTGTTTTCGAGTTGATTGTGTTATGTTTAAGTTTTGTTAATTTACAATCTTTTTATAATGATATTATTTACTGCAAAACAATAGATTTGTAATGAAGGCAAATAAATTATTGTTCATTCGTCATACTTCTTTTGACACATTCAATAATCTTTTTCTCGCTTTTACAATCATATACACGGCAATGCACACCACCGTAAGACAGACGGCTCCTCCGGTTAGTGCATTCATCAGTATGCATGTATTTACCGCTATATCAGTGCCGAAAGCAGACAGCATTGCGGTTTGAAGGGAGAACATTGCCATCAATGCGATTGATAAATCAAGAAGCTTCGCCGCTGATAATACAGGGCTTGCGATTTTTTTGCTTGATATTCCTACAATAGATATGGTTAAGCGGTAAAAGGTATATGTGGCTGAACCATATATGATAAAATCGGGATAAGAGTATCCTTTATTTTGCCAAATCATCTGAAATATCATTACCGACATTGTAACGTTAAGAAGCAGAAGCAGTATTCCGCATAAACGGTAGCTTTTCCATTGGTGTATTGATATATTTTCTTTAAGTTTTTTTGCCTGATGGTCATTGGATATGAGTAAAAAACGAATAAGAGATAATACCATATAGTAAGTGGCAACTACACCGAACCAATTTGAGGAATATAAAATTCCGGCAATTAGTTTGAATATAGCATATCCTATATTGATAAGTGTTCCGATATGCAAGGAAATTCTTGCTCGAAACTCAGCTTCTGATAAATATCTTGCAGTATGACTATTTTCATGTAAAAAAACATTGATACGCTTTGCCGAAGTAATAATTCTTGCAATTATCACGCACAACGCATAAAAGGACAGTGAATATACTGTAATAGCAATAGTATTTTCCTCCAAATCGTTGAAAAACACATAAGCGAGACCTAGCGCTGCAAATATAACAATCGATAAAACTATGGCAATGTTGGGGAATAATGTTTTAAGTAAAATTTTCTTATAGCGTTCCATTAGTATTCCTACGCAACTTTACCGCAAAGGTACTGCCAATCCCCACAGAACTGTTGACAGAAATTTCGCCACCTGTAATATCCATAATTCTCTTAACAAGAGCAAGTCCCAAGCCATTACCTTGCATTGCGTGAGATGTATCACCTTGATAGAATTTCTCAAATATATGTGAACCAACCTCTTTTGTCATTCCGCAACCTGTGTCTGTAACTTTTACAGTTGTATATTTCTCATCAGTCGAAAGTGAAACAGTGACGGTGCCGCCTTTCTCAGTAAACTTAAAAGCATTAGAAAATAAATTGTTCCATACAAGTGACAGTAGCTCTGCATCAGCATTTACAGTTATATTTTCGGGAATATCAGTATCAATTTCGATTTTTTTATCTTCCCAAATTGTTTCAAACTGTAAAAAACACTGGCATAGCTGTTCACTCAAATCATACTCTTTTGATTGTGGATAAATCTGCTGATTTTCTAAGCGATTGAGCTTTAAGATATTTGTCATCAGCTCTGCGAGGCGTTTTGTTGAATTTGTTATTATTCTTGCATACTCTGCTCTTTGTTCATCGCTCAAACTATCACTTTGCAAAAGTGTACCGTAATTGCCGATAACGGCAAGAGGAGTTTTCATTTCGTGGGACACATTAGCGATAAAGTCTGTTCTCAAGGTTTCTACACCGGACAGCTCCGTAGTCATTATGTTGATACTTTCCATAATTTCTGCAAAATTTGAATTGATGCCTTGCGTGTTAAGTCTTACATCAAAGTTTCCTTTTGTTATTTGCTTTAATGCTTTTTTGATTTGCTTTACAGGTCGGTCTACCGTAATTTTACGACGGATTGTGTCTATCAATACAAATACTATGGTAATAATCAGTATGTTTATAAAGGTTATCGGTGCTGCTTCACGGACTTCTTCTGGTGGTAATTCAGTGGATCTAAAGAATATCAAAAATGAAACTGTTACTACAAAGCCACAGAGAATGAAA
Above is a genomic segment from Clostridium bornimense containing:
- the tnpA gene encoding IS66 family insertion sequence element accessory protein TnpA, with protein sequence MYKKLSNDEWREYINRYYASDENLTVKDYCEENNINKSQFYYHKRKIEEKATPVFHPIKINTEANIVRKDIGASSEVKISIGNISVAIPTSETALINSLIKELLLKC
- the tnpB gene encoding IS66 family insertion sequence element accessory protein TnpB (TnpB, as the term is used for proteins encoded by IS66 family insertion elements, is considered an accessory protein, since TnpC, encoded by a neighboring gene, is a DDE family transposase.), coding for MLNIDKVETVYIACGPTDLRKSIDGLVMIVKNQLQLNPFDKALFVFCNKQMDKLKILHFDEGFWLYYHRLEGNRFKWPATQEEAVSVNIEELRWLLKGYEVRIKSKFKPVKEGNYY
- the tnpC gene encoding IS66 family transposase; translated protein: MNHEIISNELDERSQVLIEKVEEMEKEIDSKNKEIENLKNELEFLKGIISNKNKKIFGASSEKVDANQLCFFNEAEKHSDSKVEEPTVEEITYKRAKKSNNIGKKDNLANLERKIIEHKLEGDDLICDKCGSELVEIGVKSRKEILIYIPGKLIVEEHVLYSYACKTCEKENEDSKIVSPEMPKTIFYNSMASNELIAHTIALKYLHAMPLYRQQSYFDMMGATLSRQTLCNWTMSAAKALEPIYNYMKKELLNRNYIHADETTLKVINDNGKSSKSKKYMWLYMSETNAKPIILYDYQNTRSSSCPKAFLGEYSGYLQTDGYSGYNSVSEATRLYCLAHIRRKFYEIVENLDKEALKKSRGVIGFNYCEQIYKLEKELRETYSSNEDYYDIRFNIRKEKLEPILDNFIEYVETEIKNALPRSPLGKALDYAKKHLPGLKNVLLDGSLEIDNNAAERAIKPFVIGRKNFLFANTAKGATSSAKLYSIIETAKANKVVVEKYLVYLFNNLLNIDSNNSEALENLMPWSSSIPDNLKIKIKK
- a CDS encoding HAD family hydrolase: MKNIKLIITDLDFTLLHTDKSISEYSKNIFRKCSEYGIKTAIATARYKIGAEKYINILKPDFEITTDGAMVYHDGELIYGCGFSLDTTNHIIGEIRNISTTLKITVATDIGVFWNSHNISESPKLYKAIYNDYSKPINNCAYKIVAELPDKKTALNIANKFPDCKLICYRGENLYGFINKNAGKVQAIKSLANYLNIDLSNIIAFGDDFNDVEMLKQCGYGIAVSNAIEEVLNIADYITDNNDEDGVAKFIEKNIFLI
- a CDS encoding 3-phosphoshikimate 1-carboxyvinyltransferase, with the protein product MHSTGISSNEIEMDTTVSSQFVSALLMAGVMIPEGLKLKMSGSRTEGAYIKLTLSMMKQFGIDVFRKENQFYIPFNSSYQIPVYQVEPDVSGACYFYAMSVLLGITVVVKDVHFTSIQGDIKFLDVLKQLGCSIEDTDNGISVRGTKDGTYPGIVVDMNDFSDQTMTLAAIAPFATSETIIKNIAHIRFQETDRICAIVKELTRLGIKCEECEEYKGISIQPGTIIPAAVETYDDHRIAMAFTLIGLRVGGIVINNYKCCAKTFENYFDIIDDLTK
- a CDS encoding SHOCT-like domain-containing protein, which encodes MNEEISMILKMVEEGKISADKAKELIDALGNKSKNTEAVISKKYEDKFLRVEVLSNEGDKVNVKLPIKVIKEVIKVTGKLPISTSIEGMNGIDIDDLMNTIVSCLDNEVMGEIVDICSSEGDIVKIVID
- a CDS encoding DUF2089 domain-containing protein, with protein sequence MYKILSRCPVCSHKLKAIKLKCTNCNTIIDNEFKLSKFDYLNNEQLYFIETFIKCRGSIKEVEKELGISYPTVRAKLDEVIESLGYSTKETKVKEDSKDVLVALENGDISVDEAISKLKD
- a CDS encoding PepSY domain-containing protein codes for the protein MKKLALVTIIISISMSLVGCNNSTTLNNGNEANKQVTIEQAKEIVLNHANLTSDQVSFIRAESDSDDGVNKYDIEFYHENKEYDYEVNASNGEIIKYDYDEKNNQQDNINNTTSISVDQAKEIALKHANLSSNQVTFKKAELDFDDGIEKYEIEFYYNNKEYNYDINSNTGDILKYEEDSIS
- a CDS encoding zinc-ribbon domain-containing protein — encoded protein: MTDKTLKCRDCGSEFVFSVGEQEFYKEKGFTNEPTRCVSCRRAKKEQNRR
- a CDS encoding HAMP domain-containing sensor histidine kinase produces the protein MRKKDFCLEIRSFIITFLLFFILCGFVVTVSFLIFFRSTELPPEEVREAAPITFINILIITIVFVLIDTIRRKITVDRPVKQIKKALKQITKGNFDVRLNTQGINSNFAEIMESINIMTTELSGVETLRTDFIANVSHEMKTPLAVIGNYGTLLQSDSLSDEQRAEYARIITNSTKRLAELMTNILKLNRLENQQIYPQSKEYDLSEQLCQCFLQFETIWEDKKIEIDTDIPENITVNADAELLSLVWNNLFSNAFKFTEKGGTVTVSLSTDEKYTTVKVTDTGCGMTKEVGSHIFEKFYQGDTSHAMQGNGLGLALVKRIMDITGGEISVNSSVGIGSTFAVKLRRNTNGTL